The stretch of DNA TCGCGGTCGGAGAGAATATCGGCGGAGAATTCGCTCTTGCGGCTGATAGCCGGCGCCAGCAGCTTGTCGGCGACGCCGGGGTCGAGGATAGTCTTCCCCTTATTGACGGCATCCAACGCCTGCACAAGGTCACACGGGGCGATATCTTTTAATACATAGCTTGAAGCTCCCGCCTTCATAGCGCCTTGGATGTCCTCCGCGTCATCGAAGGTCGTCAAAATAACGACTTTTACTTCGGGTCTTAATTCTTTTATCCGAGCGCAGACCTCCACGCCGTCGATATCGGGCAAGCGCAGGTCGAGCAAGACAACGTCGAGGTCGAGCGCCCGCGCTTTATCGATGGCCATGCGCCCGCTAGACGCCTCACCGACTATCTCGATACCGTCTTCGATTTCCAGAACCGCTTTCAGACCCTGGCGCACCAGTTCATGGTCATCGACGATGAGAATTTTGACTCTATCCAACACATATCTCCTCGACCGGTAGGCTGACCCGAATCGCGGTTCCGCCATCGGGACCACTCGCGATCCTAAGTTCTCCCCCTTGCTCAACAATCCTTTCGCGCATGCTCATAAGGCCGAAGGTTTTTCGTTTTTCCGCCGCCGCAAGCGCGCTATCGACATCAAAACCCCGCCCCTTATCTCTTACCAGTAATTCGACCCTGTCTTCCATGTACTTAAGGGAAACCATGAAATTATCGACCTTAGCGTGTTTAGCAATATTATTAGTGGCTTCCTGCACAACCCTGTAAATCGCGGATTCAGCGCGTGGCGGCAGGCTGCGCCGTTTGCCGTAAGTCCGCAGACGACCAGCGGACCCATTGAGTTTGTTAATCTCCTCCAAATGAAAGACGATCGCGCCGATTAGGCCCATGTCCTCAAGGTTCTTCGGGCGCAAGTCATATATGTAGCGCCGCAATTCAGCCATGCCCTGCGATGCGACGGCTTGCATCTCGCCCATCTTCTCCTTGACCGACTGAGGGTCATCATCTATCTTCTTCCGGCACACCTGTAAGTTGAGCACCAGACTGAAGAGCGATTGCGCCAGCCCGTCATGCATCTCCTTCGCGATACGATTGCGCTCATCGGCAACGAGCAGTAGCTGCGCCCGGTTAACAAGACGCGCGTTTTCAATTGCGACCGCCGCGAAACCGGCTAGGATTTTGAGCGCCTCGATGTCATTTTCGGTAAATCCTTTGTCGTATGAGTTCATCGCGGAAAGAAGCCCCACCGACCGGTCTTTGACCTTTACCGGAACGCACAAGAGCCAAGAACCGGCGTGCCCGGCCCCCTCGGGCGCACGCGCGATAAGTCGTTCATTCCCGCCGGCCATGACATCATCCGCGATATCCGCGATTTGCAGCCGCCACCACGATTCCGGATGCTCGCCGCGACTTCCCCGCACGGCCGCCAGATGCCGGCTGGACGCGCGTTTATTCTCGTCGATATCGATGAGATGCAAGACCGTCTTCTCGCCCTTGATAATTCGCTTAGCTTGGTCGACCACCGACTCGAGGATATCGTCGAGAAAAAATTTTGAGGATATCCTCGAAGCCACGTCATAAATGGATGAGAGCGTATCGATATTCGCTTCAAGCCGTGAAGCGGTATCTTTATGCCGCTTAATAATAAGGGACACCTGCGCAAAAAAGACCGCTATAATATACAAAGCCGCGATATAGGCGACATTATTAAGAAAACCATAATAGGTCGACGCGGCTACAAGGTCGGGCGCTTGGGTAAAATACCGCGCCGTAATGAAAAATATGGCGACTATGGTGGCGCTCGACAAGCCGGCCCTACCGCCAAAGAGAAAAGCGGATAGCAGCACCGAGCCCGCCGCGTAGGCTCCAAAACCACTCAATGAGGCGCCGCTGAAAAACAGCAACCATCCGCAAGTAGTCGCATCGAGGACTACGAACAATCCGCGTCCGCCGACTCTTCGCAGCGCCGAAAATGTTACCAATGCGGTGTGGGATACGGCTGCGGCTGTAATGAGCAACCCGTCAAAACCCGGCGTCGATCGAGCCGTATAGACATAAGCCAGCGCCAACACCAGCGTAATCCATCTGAGCACTATGATGAGCACACGCTCATCATAGTTCTTCTGTGTGAAATCCAACCGCCGCAGGTAATCCAAGACCAATCCCTTATTAGTCGCAACCGCGCTTATACTACTAAATCGACCTTAGACAATAGTATCTTAAGCGGGATGGGCGAGATCGAATCGGGTATTCGGAGAGCCTTCAGACAACAACGGTCGGCCGGCACAGAAAATTCCCCGTCGGGCAACCTGGAACAGCGAAAACAAGTATGGCTCTGTCGATTGAGATTGGTCGACTTGACAAGCTGTTAGCCTAAGGCATGCTCTCTGCCGGAGGCTGATGTTTAGACCGTCCGCGGATATGTTTGAGAAGTTATGCCGAGCAATTTTGCCCGGTAAATACTGCAGGAGCCGCAACGGCTCTTGTCGTTTCGCCTGCAACACGGGATGTCCTCTGAGTCCCAACAGTTTGTGCCGTTCTTATACGCCGCGCAATTGTGGTAATGGCTCGCCGGGCATCTCCTCAGGTCTGCGCAGATACACTTCCGCTTTGAACTGAGTTCATATACGTTCAAGTAACACCTCCACACACCAGGTGCGATATCTTAGCATGCGCTTTATGGTAACAATATACCATATTTTGGCATAATATGTAAGCACTTACCGGCATATTTCTCGATTGCCGGACAAC from Actinomycetota bacterium encodes:
- a CDS encoding response regulator transcription factor: MAEPRFGSAYRSRRYVLDRVKILIVDDHELVRQGLKAVLEIEDGIEIVGEASSGRMAIDKARALDLDVVLLDLRLPDIDGVEVCARIKELRPEVKVVILTTFDDAEDIQGAMKAGASSYVLKDIAPCDLVQALDAVNKGKTILDPGVADKLLAPAISRKSEFSADILSDRELEVLELMAKGLKNKDIAERLWISQTTVKTHVSHILQKLGQSDRTQAILRAIKLGLVEVPARVG
- a CDS encoding GAF domain-containing sensor histidine kinase; translation: MDYLRRLDFTQKNYDERVLIIVLRWITLVLALAYVYTARSTPGFDGLLITAAAVSHTALVTFSALRRVGGRGLFVVLDATTCGWLLFFSGASLSGFGAYAAGSVLLSAFLFGGRAGLSSATIVAIFFITARYFTQAPDLVAASTYYGFLNNVAYIAALYIIAVFFAQVSLIIKRHKDTASRLEANIDTLSSIYDVASRISSKFFLDDILESVVDQAKRIIKGEKTVLHLIDIDENKRASSRHLAAVRGSRGEHPESWWRLQIADIADDVMAGGNERLIARAPEGAGHAGSWLLCVPVKVKDRSVGLLSAMNSYDKGFTENDIEALKILAGFAAVAIENARLVNRAQLLLVADERNRIAKEMHDGLAQSLFSLVLNLQVCRKKIDDDPQSVKEKMGEMQAVASQGMAELRRYIYDLRPKNLEDMGLIGAIVFHLEEINKLNGSAGRLRTYGKRRSLPPRAESAIYRVVQEATNNIAKHAKVDNFMVSLKYMEDRVELLVRDKGRGFDVDSALAAAEKRKTFGLMSMRERIVEQGGELRIASGPDGGTAIRVSLPVEEICVG